In Streptococcus porcinus, the genomic window GAAAAACTCCCCTCAGGGTATTGTATCACGCTCAAGGGTCAAGATAAGGTCATTGGCTCTGTCGATTTTAATCACCGCCATGAGGACGATGTTTTTGAGATAGGTTATCTCTTACACCCAGACTTTTGGGGACAGGGAATCGTCCCTGAAGCAGCAGAAGCTCTTTTAGAATATGGTTTCACAAAATTACAGTTGCACAAAATTGAATTGGCCTGCTACAGCTATAACAAACAAAGTCAGGCTGTAGCTGACAAACTAGGTTTTACCCTAGAAGCAAGAGTACGCGATAGAAAAGACGCTCAGAATCACCGTTGCGATGATTTGCGCTATGGCCTGTTGAAGAGTGAGTGGGAGGCGAAGTACCTATGAATTTAGTCTTAATAGGAGCGCAAGCTTCTGGCAAAATGACTATCGGCCAAGAAGTTGCTAAACTGACTGAGCTGACCTTGTTTCATAATCATGAAACCATAGACTTTGTCCTTAAGTTTATGCCTTGGTCTACAGATGCTACGGACTTGAT contains:
- a CDS encoding GNAT family N-acetyltransferase; its protein translation is MIKILGELENNQLPAIETKRLILRGRHLSDAEDIFAFAKLAEVSYPAGFPPVATIEDEIHYLGTIYPENLKKEKLPSGYCITLKGQDKVIGSVDFNHRHEDDVFEIGYLLHPDFWGQGIVPEAAEALLEYGFTKLQLHKIELACYSYNKQSQAVADKLGFTLEARVRDRKDAQNHRCDDLRYGLLKSEWEAKYL